The following is a genomic window from Ptiloglossa arizonensis isolate GNS036 chromosome 11, iyPtiAriz1_principal, whole genome shotgun sequence.
CTGTTTTATtcttgttttaaataatatgtattataaattgtatatcaacataattatttattattagttCTTGCCTCGAAGAAATattagagaaaaagaaagaacttgAATTTGACATTGGCATGCGTTGCATTTCAATTCTCCGTTATTTGGcggaattttcgaataatttgccACTTTATGTATTATCCCGAATGTTAAGCACGCACGATGTACCTTATCTCCTTGTTCAACTTATTGAAAGTCACCcatggaagaaagaaaatacgGAAGGTAATTTCGCGTATATTACACACTCTTTAAAATAACACAAGgtagaataaattaaaatattttaaataaaattatttttgaggCGAAAATATGATATATAATGGTGGTTGGAAAAAAGTAAAGTCAAACGACGAAGGAAAAGTTTCTAAAATCGAAGGCCAAGTTTGGTTGGGTTTACGAGAATTATTACTTAATCCAAAGTGTGCACCATACTATGAAATTACTGAACATAGATTATCTCATTTATTAAAGgtagtttatatttattaatggaTATGTAACTAATATAcaaaagtaatttattatttacatcaGTTACAGAAATATTTACTGGAAAGTGTATTAGATCAAATTTCTCCTCTTATAGAATTAAGAAGATGGTtaagttatttaaatatatcatcCTCTCATTGCAAGGCACCAAGAGGAGTAAATGTAGAACTTATACCACaggttaaaaattattaatttgacGATAATATAAAACTCATTCAAATATACAGTAATAATTCTAACTAATATTTTTGTTAGATAAAAACATCAATAATGGAGAAATATCAtaaaaagtggaaaaaattaGCGAAACATCaatcaaaatttatatatacaacAGGTGCAGATGTTATAAACGCAGCACAAATTTTAAGCGATGCATACGATTTAGATAAATTGGACTGTATCGATGTTAAAGAATGCATTCTATGTCAGGAGGTAGCAAAGAAACGTTGTTCTAAATGCAAAGAAGCTTGGTACTGTGGAAggtatacaaaattttcttttacatcATTGTGAAATACAATACATACTCTAACCAAaagattattaatatattatagagAATGTCAAGTAAAAGATTGGGAGAAACATAAAGCAATCTGTGATaagataacgaaaaacgcagatTACGAGCAAAAAcagatttaaaatattatattatacaaataaatgtttaaataagTTTCCAAATCCCTTTTTTAATACGTAAGATagtttcattttcaaattttaataatatttatttaggtATTATACAAATAACATAATACATAAGGATTAAATAAACTATACGTATGAAATtatgtagaatattttattaaaatgttttaGTGTACAGAACTTAGCTTGACGTATTCCATGACTACGTCCTTTGCAGGAGTATCCTCCCCAAAGTCCTAAAAGTAACAAATACTGCTTCATGCGAAAGAAATTGTATAACAATGAAGTATAGAAATTACACTATTAAAATCAGGAAGGCAATAATTACAGCACAATTTGTTAATTATACGGGTATTCTCAGTAGAGGGAGCCTATAGTTTCATCATACAAAATTGTTGCATTtgcaaattgtaatttattcaactgaattttaaatattataaacaatTCATACCTTTATAACAACGCAGGAACACCCAACAACTTTTCGAGCCTTACCGGCACTGTCAATTTTGCAAAGACCAGCCCATTCACCCAGTTTCTTATTATTGTCTACCTTAATCAATGAAATTTGATGTTCGTTGCACAATGCTTGAACCAGTTTTTTGTACATGGGTTCGTCACAATTTTCAGCCAAGATACAAAGCATAGCTTGTCTCCTGAAACACAATAGACTAGATAAATACAAGGAACTAATACTATGCTTAAAGAAAATACTAATCACTTTGTTTATTCATAAAACAAGTATTGTTAAATGAATAGCACCAGTATATCattgaaatatgaatttttgttacTATGCTTCTTGCAG
Proteins encoded in this region:
- the Rps12 gene encoding ribosomal protein S12, which codes for MSDVEIDDAPSAITAGGAIDVTTALQEVLKNALIHDGVVHGLHEAAKALDKRQAMLCILAENCDEPMYKKLVQALCNEHQISLIKVDNNKKLGEWAGLCKIDSAGKARKVVGCSCVVIKDFGEDTPAKDVVMEYVKLSSVH